From Novosphingobium decolorationis, one genomic window encodes:
- the clpB gene encoding ATP-dependent chaperone ClpB, which translates to MNLEKFTDRAKGFLQAAQTVAIRNNHQRISPEHIAKALLEDGEGMAAGLIQRAGGNPKIAESAIDKALARMPAVSGSGAQATPGLDNDAVRLLDQAEQLATKSGDSYVTVERILLALVLAATTEAGKALASANLNAKALEGAITELRGGRTADNASAENAYDAMKKYARDLTQAAKDGKLDPVIGRDEEIRRTVQILARRTKNNPVLIGDPGVGKTAIAEGLALRIANGDVPDSLKDRTLMALDMGALIAGAKYRGEFEERLKAVLDEVKGAEGQIILFIDEMHTLIGAGASEGSMDAGNLLKPALARGELHCIGATTLDEYQKYVEKDAALQRRFQPVFIGEPTVEDTVSILRGIKEKYELHHGVRITDGALVAAATLSNRYITNRFLPDKAIDLMDEAASRIRMEVESKPEEIEKLDRRIIQLKIEEQALAKENDSASADRLVTLREELANLEQQSSELTTRWQNERDKIAAEGKIKESLDKARTDLDQAQRSGDLARAGELSYGTIPSLERQLAEAQAQSANALLREEVTEDDIAGVVSKWTGVPVDKMLEGEREKLLKMEEVLGKRVIGQRQAVQAVSKAVRRARAGLQDPNRPLGSFLFLGPTGVGKTELTKALAEFLFDDDSAMVRIDMSEFMEKHAVARLIGAPPGYVGYEEGGVLTEAVRRRPYQVVLFDEVEKAHPDVFNVLLQVLDDGRLTDGQGRQVDFTNTLIILTSNLGSQFLTQIEDGKDVESVEPQVMDVVRGHFRPEFLNRLDEVIMFHRLGQDHMGPIVDIQVARVQKLLKDRKIVLDLSDAAKAWLGRVGYDPVYGARPLKRAVQKYLQDPLAEKLLAGEIPDGSHLAIGDGDGALTITVE; encoded by the coding sequence ATGAATCTCGAAAAGTTCACCGACCGCGCGAAGGGCTTCCTTCAGGCCGCGCAGACCGTGGCCATCCGCAACAACCATCAGCGCATCAGCCCCGAGCACATCGCCAAGGCCCTGCTCGAAGATGGCGAGGGTATGGCCGCGGGGCTGATCCAGCGCGCCGGTGGCAATCCCAAGATCGCGGAAAGTGCGATCGACAAGGCGCTGGCCAGGATGCCCGCCGTGTCGGGCTCGGGCGCGCAGGCGACCCCGGGGCTCGACAACGATGCGGTGCGCCTGCTCGACCAGGCCGAGCAGCTCGCCACCAAGTCGGGCGACAGCTACGTGACGGTGGAGCGCATCCTGCTCGCGCTGGTGCTGGCCGCCACCACCGAGGCGGGCAAGGCGCTGGCCTCGGCCAACCTCAACGCCAAGGCGCTGGAGGGGGCGATCACCGAACTGCGCGGCGGACGCACGGCGGACAACGCCTCGGCCGAAAACGCCTACGATGCGATGAAGAAGTACGCGCGCGATCTCACGCAGGCCGCCAAGGACGGCAAGCTCGACCCGGTCATCGGGCGTGACGAGGAGATCCGTCGCACCGTCCAGATCCTCGCGCGCCGCACCAAGAACAACCCGGTCCTCATCGGCGATCCGGGCGTGGGCAAGACCGCCATCGCGGAAGGCCTTGCGCTGCGCATTGCCAACGGCGACGTGCCCGACAGCCTCAAGGACCGCACGCTGATGGCGCTCGACATGGGCGCGCTGATTGCGGGCGCGAAGTACCGGGGCGAGTTCGAGGAGCGTCTGAAGGCCGTGCTCGACGAGGTGAAGGGCGCCGAAGGGCAGATCATCCTGTTCATCGACGAGATGCACACGCTGATCGGCGCGGGCGCCTCGGAAGGCTCGATGGATGCGGGCAACCTCCTGAAGCCCGCGCTCGCACGCGGCGAACTGCACTGCATCGGCGCGACCACGCTCGACGAATACCAGAAGTACGTCGAGAAGGACGCGGCCCTCCAGCGCCGGTTCCAGCCCGTCTTCATTGGTGAGCCCACGGTCGAGGACACCGTCTCGATCCTGCGCGGCATCAAGGAGAAGTACGAACTGCACCACGGCGTGCGCATCACCGACGGCGCGCTGGTGGCGGCCGCGACCCTCTCCAACCGCTACATCACCAACCGCTTCCTGCCCGACAAGGCGATCGACCTCATGGACGAGGCCGCGAGCCGCATCCGCATGGAAGTGGAGAGCAAGCCGGAAGAGATCGAGAAGCTCGACCGCCGCATCATCCAGCTCAAGATCGAGGAGCAGGCGCTCGCCAAGGAGAACGACAGCGCGTCCGCCGACCGTCTCGTCACCTTGCGCGAGGAGCTGGCGAACCTCGAACAGCAGTCGAGCGAGCTGACCACCCGCTGGCAGAACGAGCGCGACAAGATCGCGGCGGAAGGCAAGATCAAGGAGAGCCTCGACAAGGCACGCACCGATCTCGACCAGGCGCAGCGTTCGGGCGATCTCGCCCGTGCGGGCGAGCTGTCCTACGGCACCATCCCCTCGCTGGAACGCCAGCTGGCCGAGGCGCAGGCCCAGTCGGCCAACGCGCTCCTGCGCGAGGAAGTGACCGAGGACGACATCGCGGGCGTGGTGTCGAAGTGGACCGGCGTGCCGGTCGACAAGATGCTGGAAGGCGAGCGCGAGAAGCTCCTCAAGATGGAGGAAGTGCTGGGCAAGCGCGTGATCGGGCAGCGCCAGGCGGTGCAGGCCGTCTCCAAGGCGGTGCGCCGTGCGCGCGCCGGTCTGCAGGACCCCAACCGTCCGCTCGGCTCGTTCCTGTTCCTGGGCCCCACGGGCGTGGGCAAGACCGAGCTCACCAAGGCGCTCGCCGAATTCCTGTTCGACGATGACAGCGCGATGGTGCGCATCGACATGTCCGAGTTCATGGAGAAGCACGCGGTCGCCCGCCTGATCGGCGCGCCTCCGGGCTACGTGGGCTACGAGGAAGGCGGCGTCCTGACCGAGGCCGTGCGGCGCCGTCCCTACCAGGTCGTGCTCTTCGACGAGGTGGAAAAGGCGCACCCCGATGTCTTCAACGTCCTGCTGCAGGTGCTCGACGACGGGCGCCTGACCGACGGGCAGGGACGCCAGGTGGACTTCACCAATACGCTCATCATCCTGACCTCGAATCTGGGCAGCCAGTTCCTGACGCAAATCGAGGACGGCAAGGACGTCGAGAGCGTCGAGCCCCAGGTGATGGACGTGGTGCGCGGGCATTTCCGGCCTGAGTTCCTCAACCGTCTCGACGAGGTCATCATGTTCCACCGGCTGGGCCAGGACCACATGGGACCGATCGTCGATATCCAGGTGGCGCGGGTGCAGAAGCTCCTCAAGGACCGCAAGATCGTGCTCGACCTGTCGGACGCGGCCAAGGCCTGGCTGGGCCGGGTGGGCTACGATCCGGTCTATGGCGCGCGGCCTTTGAAGCGCGCGGTGCAGAAGTACCTGCAGGACCCGCTCGCCGAGAAGCTACTGGCGGGCGAGATTCCCGACGGGTCACACCTGGCCATCGGCGATGGCGACGGGGCACTGACGATCACGGTTGAGTAA